The region CTGCATTCAATGCTGCTAAAAACCATGAAGTAGATGTTGCTGCAGTACCATTAGCATTCGCTAATGAAACAGTTGACGGATACAATATGACATTACTCGATACCATTGACGTGAGAGGAATATCCTTACCAGTTACAAACAACACTGGAGAAAAAATTGAAGATGCACCAGTAGGTAACAATGTAACTTCTGATTTAGCAGTCAGACAAGCATTAAACTATGGTATTAACAGAACAGCAATTGCTGAAGGAGCATTGAACGGAATTGGATACCCTAACTACGACGGTATTGCTCATCAATTACCATGGGCAAACAACGAATCAGCAATCAAAGACGGAAACATCTCAAAAGCTAAAGAACTCTTAAATGCCTCCGGATGGAAAGATACTAACGGCGATGGAATCGTTGAGAAAAACGGTACCAAAGCTTCACTTAACATATACTACTCAGCATCCGCACCTGAAAGACAAGCTATTGCTGTAATGATTGGTGAACAAGCAAAAGAATTCGGAATCGAAATCAATGCAACCGGTGCTGAATGGGATGAAATCTATAAACATGAATACAGTGACCTTGTCGTATGGGGATACGGTTCTACTGATCCTTCAACCTTGAAAGGTGAATACTACAGTGAAAGCTTTGTTGATGGTACTGGAAACCCAGGACACTACAACAGCAGTGTTGTTGACGGACACATCCAAAACGCAATGAAAATGGATCGTAACGCTTCATTTGCAGAATGGTCTGATGTATCATGGGACGGCAGTCATGGCACATCACCTAAAGGCGACGCAGCATGGTTGTGGGCCGGAGAAATTAAATACGGATACTTCGTAGATGATAGTTTAAACATATCTGAAGATACCGCTCTTATCCAACCTCACGGAGGAGATATCTTCTCAAACATCTATGACTGGACTCGTGTATCCTCAATAAACAAATAAAATTATCACCCAATGAGTTAAATTTTAATAATTTAACTCATCTCTTTTTCCCTTTTTATATAGGAGTTACATTATGATTAAACATGAAAAACTATTGAAATTTTTAGGAAAAAAACTTGTCAGATTCATTATCCTTCTTATTTTTGTCATTTTATTAAGCTTCATTCTCATCGATATGTCACCCATAAATCCTGTAAAAACATACATCAGCAATGTAATAATATCCCAAGAACAAATTGCCACATTGGAAGCATATTGGGGAGTAAACGAACCGATTACAACCAAGATGATAAATTGGCTTGGAAATATCATCCATGGAGATTTCGGAACATCACTGATTTTCAGAATTCCTGTCATAGATGTCATTAAGGAAAGATTTACAGCATCATTAGTATTGATGTTGACATCATGGATATTTTCAGGAATCTTAGGATTTTTATTAGGAATCGTTGCCGGGTTTAAAAAGGACACAATAATTGATAAGGCAATAAAAGTATACTGTTACACCTTACAATCCGCACCAGCATTTTGGATAGCTTTAGTCATGCTGATGATATTCAG is a window of uncultured Methanobrevibacter sp. DNA encoding:
- a CDS encoding ABC transporter substrate-binding protein, translated to MDTKYIIGIIAVILIAVIAGAVLFGGSSTHRADDELVVAAYSHGGEPESGFDPILGWNYLAEPLIQSTLLKMTPDMNYKNDLATNWSANSNFTEYTVNIRDGVKFTDNTTLDAEDVAFTYNMAKNNGTSDLDFGTFNNATAVNKTTVKFYLNESDSTFVDKLAYLGIVPSDSYNNNTYGSNPVGSGPYKFVQWDKGQQVILEKNPDYYGKQPEFKKLTILFAQNEAAFNAAKNHEVDVAAVPLAFANETVDGYNMTLLDTIDVRGISLPVTNNTGEKIEDAPVGNNVTSDLAVRQALNYGINRTAIAEGALNGIGYPNYDGIAHQLPWANNESAIKDGNISKAKELLNASGWKDTNGDGIVEKNGTKASLNIYYSASAPERQAIAVMIGEQAKEFGIEINATGAEWDEIYKHEYSDLVVWGYGSTDPSTLKGEYYSESFVDGTGNPGHYNSSVVDGHIQNAMKMDRNASFAEWSDVSWDGSHGTSPKGDAAWLWAGEIKYGYFVDDSLNISEDTALIQPHGGDIFSNIYDWTRVSSINK